A genomic region of Conger conger chromosome 6, fConCon1.1, whole genome shotgun sequence contains the following coding sequences:
- the LOC133130815 gene encoding glyoxylate reductase/hydroxypyruvate reductase-like isoform X1, which produces MQGARQLMKVYVTRRIPQEGLKVLTEAGVCKVSMWDSDEPVPRAELLKGVSGAHGLLCLLSDRIDTEVLDAAGPSLKVISTLSVGFDHIAINEIKKRGVRLGYTPDVLTDATAELTVALLLATARRLPEGVQEVKSGGWSTWKPLWLCGYGLSGSTVGVIGLGRIGLAIARRLKPFGVKRLLYSGRSAKPQAAEVEGEYVPLDTLVTESDFVVVSCSLTSDTQGLCDKAFFSKMKSNAVFINTSRGTVVNQEDLYEALSSGQIAAAGLDVTTPEPLPTDHPLLTLKNCVILPHIGSATYSTRGIMAALSANNLLAGVMGTAMPSELIL; this is translated from the exons ATGCAGGGTGCTCGCCAGCTCATGAAGGTGTACGTGACAAGAAGAATTCCACAAGAGGGACTGAAGGTGCTAACAGAGGCTGGAGT GTGCAAGGTGTCCATGTGGGACTCTGACGAGCCTGTGCCCAGGGCGGAGCTTTTGAAGGGCGTGTCTGGGGCCCACGGGTTGCTGTGCCTACTGTCAGATCGCATCGACACCGAGGTGCTGGATGCAGCAG GGCCTAGCTTGAAGGTGATCAGCACTTTATCTGTGGGCTTTGACCACATAGCCATCAATGAAATCAAAAAACG tgGAGTACGATTGGGGTACACTCCGGATGTTCTCACTGATGCCACTGCGGAGCTGACCGTCGCCCTTCTGCTAGCCACCGCGCGGAGGCTGCCAGAGGGGGTGCAAGAGGTCAAGAG TGGTGGCTGGAGCACATGGAAGCCCCTTTGGCTGTGTGGTTACGGTTTGTCTGGCAGCACAGTTGGTGTCATCGGTCTTGGGCGCATAG GTCTGGCCATCGCCCGTCGTCTGAAGCCTTTCGGAGTGAAGAGGCTGCTGTACTCCGGACGGTCCGCCAAGCCCCAGGCCgcagaggtggagggagagtaCG TGCCCCTGGACACGCTGGTGACTGAGAGTGACTTTGTTGTGGTGTCCTGCTCCCTCACCTCCGACACCCAGGGGCTGTGTGACAAGGCCTTCTTCAGTAAGATGAAGAGCAACGCAGTCTTCATCAACACCAGCAG AGGGACTGTGGTGAACCAGGAGGACCTGTACGAGGCTCTGTCCAGCGGTCAGATCGCCGCGGCTGGCTTGGACGTCACCACACCCGAGCCCCTGCCAACTGACCATCCGCTGCTGACTCTCAAAAACTGTG TGATCCTTCCCCACATTGGCAGCGCCACCTACTCCACCCGGGGAATCATGGCAGCACTGTCAGCCAACAATCTACTGGCGGGGGTGATGGGAACAGCCATGCCCAGCGAGCTTATACTCTAG
- the LOC133130815 gene encoding glyoxylate reductase/hydroxypyruvate reductase-like isoform X2: MWDSDEPVPRAELLKGVSGAHGLLCLLSDRIDTEVLDAAGPSLKVISTLSVGFDHIAINEIKKRGVRLGYTPDVLTDATAELTVALLLATARRLPEGVQEVKSGGWSTWKPLWLCGYGLSGSTVGVIGLGRIGLAIARRLKPFGVKRLLYSGRSAKPQAAEVEGEYVPLDTLVTESDFVVVSCSLTSDTQGLCDKAFFSKMKSNAVFINTSRGTVVNQEDLYEALSSGQIAAAGLDVTTPEPLPTDHPLLTLKNCVILPHIGSATYSTRGIMAALSANNLLAGVMGTAMPSELIL, encoded by the exons ATGTGGGACTCTGACGAGCCTGTGCCCAGGGCGGAGCTTTTGAAGGGCGTGTCTGGGGCCCACGGGTTGCTGTGCCTACTGTCAGATCGCATCGACACCGAGGTGCTGGATGCAGCAG GGCCTAGCTTGAAGGTGATCAGCACTTTATCTGTGGGCTTTGACCACATAGCCATCAATGAAATCAAAAAACG tgGAGTACGATTGGGGTACACTCCGGATGTTCTCACTGATGCCACTGCGGAGCTGACCGTCGCCCTTCTGCTAGCCACCGCGCGGAGGCTGCCAGAGGGGGTGCAAGAGGTCAAGAG TGGTGGCTGGAGCACATGGAAGCCCCTTTGGCTGTGTGGTTACGGTTTGTCTGGCAGCACAGTTGGTGTCATCGGTCTTGGGCGCATAG GTCTGGCCATCGCCCGTCGTCTGAAGCCTTTCGGAGTGAAGAGGCTGCTGTACTCCGGACGGTCCGCCAAGCCCCAGGCCgcagaggtggagggagagtaCG TGCCCCTGGACACGCTGGTGACTGAGAGTGACTTTGTTGTGGTGTCCTGCTCCCTCACCTCCGACACCCAGGGGCTGTGTGACAAGGCCTTCTTCAGTAAGATGAAGAGCAACGCAGTCTTCATCAACACCAGCAG AGGGACTGTGGTGAACCAGGAGGACCTGTACGAGGCTCTGTCCAGCGGTCAGATCGCCGCGGCTGGCTTGGACGTCACCACACCCGAGCCCCTGCCAACTGACCATCCGCTGCTGACTCTCAAAAACTGTG TGATCCTTCCCCACATTGGCAGCGCCACCTACTCCACCCGGGGAATCATGGCAGCACTGTCAGCCAACAATCTACTGGCGGGGGTGATGGGAACAGCCATGCCCAGCGAGCTTATACTCTAG